A DNA window from Brassica napus cultivar Da-Ae chromosome A4, Da-Ae, whole genome shotgun sequence contains the following coding sequences:
- the LOC125575649 gene encoding mitochondrial import inner membrane translocase subunit TIM10-like, producing the protein MATPNPFPAGISKEQAFSMAQTEMEYRVELFNKLAQTCFSKCVDKRYKEAELNMGDNSCIDRCVSKYWQVNGMVGQLLSAGKPPM; encoded by the exons ATGGCTACTCCCAATCCATTTCCCGCCGGCATTAGCAAGGAACAG GCGTTTAGCATGGCGCAAACGGAGATGGAATATCGAGTGGAACTCTTTAACAA GCTTGCTCAGACATGCTTTAGTAAATGCGTGGATAAAAG GTACAAGGAAGCTGAGTTAAACATGGGTGATAACAGTTGCATTGACCGTTGTGTTTCCAAGTACTGGCAG GTAAATGGAATGGTTGGACAGCTTTTAAGTGCTGGCAAGCCTCCCATGTAA
- the LOC106448750 gene encoding DNA-directed RNA polymerases I and III subunit RPAC2-like: protein MCPRVTLAGYSIPHPSLECVNVRVQTTGDPAREVLKDACQELMLMNRHVRSVFHKAVSEFKEEHARLKAEEEELKKQRDLLESMDFESN, encoded by the exons ATGTG TCCGAGAGTAACATTGGCTGGGTACAGTATCCCACATCCTTCCCTTGAATGTGTCAATGTCCGTGTCCAGACAACCG GTGATCCAGCTAGGGAGGTTTTGAAAGATGCATGTCAAGAGCTCATGCTCATGAACAGACATGTGAGGAGTGTCTTTCACAAGGCGGTTTCAGAGTTTAAGGAAGAACATGCACGTTTGaaggctgaagaagaagaacttaaGAAGCAGAGGGATCTACTTGAGTCCATGGACTTTGAAAGCAACTAA
- the LOC106446937 gene encoding glutathione S-transferase U3 gives MAEKEEDVLLIGSWASPFSRRVEMALKLKGVPYDYSDEDYLVTKSPLLLQLNPIYKKVPVFVHKGKVLLESHLILEYIDQTWTRNPILPQDPYGKAMARFWAKFVDEQVTLIGFRSLVKSEEIDVAIKEAQELITYLEKEITGKMFFGGETIGFLDMVVGSMIPFCLVRGWEGMGIDMIPNEQFPELNRWIEKIKEIEIVRECIPNREKNIEHMMKIVGRIKAASKTA, from the exons ATGGCAGAGAAAGAAGAGGATGTGTTGCTTATAGGGTCTTGGGCAAGCCCTTTTAGTCGCCGGGTGGAGATGGCTCTCAAACTCAAAGGTGTTCCTTACGATTACTCAGACGAAGATTACTTGGTCACCAAGAgccctttgcttctccagctaaATCCTATTTACAAGAAGGTTCCAGTTTTTGTCCACAAAGGTAAAGTATTGCTCGAGTCACATCTAATCCTTGAATACATCGACCAAACATGGACAAGGAATCCAATTCTACCTCAAGATCCATACGGCAAAGCAATGGCTCGATTCTGGGCCAAATTCGTTGATGaacag GTCACATTAATAGGCTTTAGGTCTCTAGTAAAATCAGAGGAAATTGATGTTGCGATCAAAGAGGCTCAGGAACTTATAACATATCTTGAGAAGGAAATCACCGGGAAAATGTTCTTCGGCGGGGAGACAATAGGATTCTTGGACATGGTCGTGGGAAGTATGATCCCGTTTTGTCTGGTTCGGGGTTGGGAAGGTATGGGAATTGATATGATTCCAAACGAGCAGTTTCCAGAACTAAACAGATGGatagaaaaaattaaagaaattgaGATCGTGAGGGAATGTATTCCTAATAGGGAGAAAAATATTGAGCACATGATGAAAATTGTAGGGCGTATAAAAGCTGCTTCGAAGACGGCATGA
- the LOC106450047 gene encoding 17.6 kDa class I heat shock protein 2-like produces the protein MSMIPSFFGNNRRGSNSFFDPFSLDVWDPLRELSSLSRDNSAIVNARVDWRETPEAHVFKADLPGLKKEEVKVEIEEDSVLKISGERHVEKEDKNDTWHRVERSSGQFTRKFRLPENVKMDQVKAAMENGVLTVTVPKAETKKPDVKSIQISG, from the coding sequence ATGTCGATGATTCCAAGCTTCTTCGGTAACAACAGGCGTGGCAGCAACAGCTTCTTCGATCCTTTCTCGCTTGACGTTTGGGATCCACTCAGGGAGCTCTCTTCCCTTTCCCGAGACAACTCCGCGATCGTGAACGCGCGAGTGGACTGGAGGGAGACGCCCGAGGCGCACGTGTTCAAGGCGGACTTGCCTGGGCTCAAGAAGGAGGAAGTGAAGGTGGAGATCGAGGAAGACAGCGTGCTGAAGATCAGCGGAGAGAGACACGTGGAGAAGGAGGATAAGAACGACACGTGGCACCGCGTTGAGAGGTCGAGCGGGCAGTTCACGAGGAAGTTTAGGCTGCCGGAGAACGTGAAGATGGATCAGGTGAAAGCTGCGATGGAGAACGGTGTGCTGACTGTGACGGTGCCTAAGGCTGAGACCAAGAAGCCTGATGTTAAGTCTATTCAGATCTCTGGCTGA
- the LOC106446936 gene encoding glutathione S-transferase U2 → MAKKEECVKLLGFWISPFSRRVEMALKLKGVPYEYLEEDLPKKTPLLLELNPVHKKVPVLVHNDKILSESHVILEYIDQTWSNNPILPQDPYEKAMARFWAKFVDEQILAAGFMPLIKPKKGIEVAIEETRELIMFLEKEVTGKDFFGGETIGFLDMVAGTMIPFCLVRAWECMGIDMISEEKFPGLSRWIKKLNEVEIVRECIPPKEKHIERMNKIIEKSKSS, encoded by the exons ATGGCGAAGAAAGAAGAGTGTGTGAAGCTTCTAGGGTTTTGGATAAGCCCTTTCAGTCGTAGAGTCGAGATGGCTCTCAAACTCAAAGGCGTTCCTTACGAATACTTGGAGGAAGACCTGCCCAAAAAGACCCCTTTGCTTCTTGAGCTAAACCCGGTTCATAAGAAGGTTCCGGTTCTTGTCCACAATGATAAAATATTATCCGAGTCACATGTGATCCTTGAGTACATCGACCAAACATGGAGTAACAATCCAATTCTACCACAAGATCCTTACGAGAAAGCCATGGCTCGATTCTGGGCCAAGTTCGTTGATGAACAG ATCTTAGCAGCAGGGTTCATGCCCTTGATTAAACCAAAAAAGGGAATAGAAGTTGCTATAGAAGAGACTCGAGAACTAATTATGTTTCTTGAGAAGGAAGTTACTGGAAAAGATTTCTTCGGCGGCGAGACGATTGGATTTTTGGACATGGTCGCAGGAACTATGATCCCGTTTTGTCTGGTTAGGGCTTGGGAATGTATGGGAATTGATATGATTTCAGAGGAGAAGTTTCCAGGACTGAGCAGATGGATCAAGAAGTTGAATGAGGTTGAAATCGTGAGGGAATGTATACCTccaaaagagaaacatattgagCGCATGAACAAAATTATAGAGAAAAGTAAGTCTTCATAA